In a single window of the Maniola jurtina chromosome 4, ilManJurt1.1, whole genome shotgun sequence genome:
- the LOC123864438 gene encoding CD82 antigen-like: MTLPPPARPAHYPAAHRAMRYYRIWIYACNGALLLGALAFCAAAGRALADYRRALVPGLGAAQPGFLYGYAALPVQAGLLQLLGCLAALRLSERMLNAYWLALLALLVGDAAIGVYWAFRFERVCRELRPQLRIRLARDYDLDVDFAEAWDRLQREQRCCGVTGPSDFTAFNRTVLPPSCCRIPAHTPAVTPASLAATSASSPLPFTPVHCVPHTAACAERLLSWLRRTADALFVLGYCVIAFLKLCFLGILRYEIKEMIQKIRILQSELGAGELLDGSPLHGGPLSQTVIVNAVNANGGVRTHGGSPDRAGEREALLGRASEPCSRRSLHDEPLGPKTVNGNNNCEMRELARGEYRPLAADSAATRI; the protein is encoded by the coding sequence ATGACGCTgccgccgcccgcgcgcccCGCGCACTACCCCGCTGCGCACCGCGCAATGCGCTATTACCGCATCTGGATCTACGCGTGCAACGGGGCACTGCTGCTAGGGGCGCTCGCGTTTTGTGCAGCAGCAGGCCGCGCGCTGGCGGACTACCGCCGAGCGCTCGTGCCCGGCCTCGGCGCTGCGCAGCCCGGCTTTCTCTACGGATACGCAGCCCTACCGGTGCAAGCCGGTCTGTTGCAACTGTTAGGTTGCTTGGCCGCTTTGCGCCTCTCCGAACGCATGCTCAACGCCTACTGGCTAGCACTCCTGGCGCTTTTGGTCGGAGACGCTGCGATAGGTGTCTATTGGGCATTTCGATTCGAACGTGTTTGCCGAGAATTACGACCGCAACTACGCATACGCTTAGCGAGAGACTACGACTTAGACGTCGACTTCGCGGAGGCCTGGGATCGCCTTCAGAGAGAACAGCGCTGCTGTGGGGTAACAGGCCCATCAGATTTCACCGCGTTCAACCGCACTGTATTACCACCCAGCTGCTGTCGGATACCAGCACACACTCCCGCCGTGACGCCGGCTTCGCTCGCCGCCACATCCGCTTCATCGCCCCTCCCGTTCACGCCCGTTCACTGCGTGCCGCATACGGCTGCTTGTGCTGAACGTTTACTTTCGTGGCTTCGGAGAACTGCGGACGCGCTATTTGTTTTAGGCTATTGCGTTATAGCATTTCTAAAGTTGTGCTTCCTTGGAATATTGAGATACGAAATAAAAGAAATGATTCAGAAAATTAGAATATTGCAAAGTGAGCTCGGTGCGGGAGAGCTACTCGACGGCAGTCCGTTACACGGCGGGCCTTTATCTCAAACCGTCATCGTTAACGCAGTGAACGCCAACGGAGGAGTTCGCACTCACGGCGGCAGCCCGGACCGAGCGGGCGAGCGGGAAGCCCTTCTCGGGCGAGCTTCGGAGCCTTGCTCGCGGCGCAGCTTGCACGACGAACCGCTCGGCCCCAAAACTGTAAACGGAAACAACAATTGCGAGATGCGGGAGCTGGCGCGAGGGGAATACCGACCTCTGGCAGCAGACAGTGCGGCGACTCGAATCTGA